One genomic segment of Bifidobacterium breve DSM 20213 = JCM 1192 includes these proteins:
- a CDS encoding ABC transporter ATP-binding protein → MSTLIRLEHLSAEVRLPDGERLTTVDDVSASFERGTSTAIIGKSGSGKTSLASIVGLLNNDYDGTLSYDGRDCAAWNDADRARFRCRHVGFVFQNYSLIPHLSAWENVALPLQYRGGIPLRVIRRRASRMLHTVGLGSRTVCSMPSRLSGGEQQRVAIARALVGDPDLLICDEPTGALDTETGDMVADILFRHVRELGVTLILVTHDPQLAARCERRLTIDRGRLS, encoded by the coding sequence ATGAGCACACTCATCCGGTTGGAACATCTGAGCGCCGAAGTCCGGCTGCCCGACGGCGAACGCCTGACGACGGTGGACGATGTCAGCGCATCGTTCGAGAGGGGAACGTCCACCGCCATCATCGGGAAATCAGGATCCGGCAAAACCAGTCTCGCCTCCATCGTCGGGCTGCTCAACAACGACTATGACGGGACGCTCTCCTATGACGGGCGGGACTGCGCCGCGTGGAACGACGCCGACCGGGCGCGCTTCCGCTGCCGGCATGTCGGCTTCGTGTTCCAGAACTACTCCCTCATACCGCATCTGAGCGCATGGGAGAACGTGGCACTCCCATTGCAATACCGGGGAGGCATCCCCCTGCGGGTCATCAGAAGACGAGCCTCGCGCATGCTGCACACCGTCGGGCTCGGGAGCCGGACGGTGTGCAGCATGCCGTCGCGCCTGTCGGGAGGCGAACAGCAGCGCGTGGCCATCGCCCGAGCGCTGGTGGGCGATCCCGATCTGCTGATCTGCGACGAGCCAACCGGCGCGCTCGATACCGAAACCGGCGACATGGTCGCCGACATACTGTTCCGACATGTTCGTGAACTCGGGGTCACACTCATCCTCGTCACGCACGACCCGCAGCTCGCCGCCCGATGCGAACGCCGACTGACGATCGACAGGGGGCGACTGTCGTGA
- a CDS encoding murein hydrolase transporter LrgB, which yields MASAGRRGTQRDACEEEHMNMHIGFPRLIRVHMIIVWRQRSLWAAAVPLALFALLLGVISPAGPHDHGAGDLAFMAKTMAMFMPIAYMAAFTDFHTRHSRLGIGQLEDSTPIPAPMLAAARTFGAFLILIAPSLLLLECAGTVQTLHGSWRAIPQALAAGLAITGPAVLTAMSLSSLLGAILPMIVARITGVLAWFALVFSSPMLPVPTVNGTILNVIGDAVGAGWFGLGPVYPATGGILAVTGTPANAAISLIAQLAVAMLLMALGGWCSAHPRTTR from the coding sequence GTGGCATCTGCTGGGCGACGAGGAACGCAACGTGACGCTTGCGAGGAGGAGCATATGAACATGCACATCGGCTTCCCGCGATTGATCCGCGTCCACATGATCATCGTGTGGCGGCAACGCTCCCTATGGGCCGCGGCCGTCCCATTGGCCCTGTTCGCGCTTCTGCTGGGCGTGATCTCCCCTGCCGGCCCGCACGACCACGGCGCGGGCGATCTGGCGTTCATGGCAAAGACGATGGCCATGTTCATGCCGATCGCCTACATGGCCGCGTTCACCGACTTCCACACGCGGCACTCCCGACTTGGCATTGGTCAATTGGAGGATTCCACGCCCATCCCCGCGCCCATGCTGGCCGCGGCTCGCACGTTCGGCGCGTTCCTGATCCTCATCGCCCCGTCGCTCCTGCTGCTGGAGTGCGCCGGCACCGTCCAGACCCTGCACGGCTCGTGGCGGGCCATACCACAGGCATTGGCCGCCGGACTCGCGATCACCGGGCCGGCCGTGCTGACCGCGATGAGCCTGTCCTCGCTGCTCGGCGCGATCCTGCCCATGATCGTCGCGCGCATCACCGGCGTGCTCGCATGGTTCGCGCTCGTGTTCTCCTCGCCGATGCTGCCCGTGCCGACCGTCAACGGCACCATCCTCAACGTGATCGGCGACGCCGTCGGCGCCGGATGGTTCGGGCTCGGCCCCGTCTACCCGGCCACGGGAGGCATCCTCGCGGTCACCGGCACGCCCGCCAACGCGGCCATATCCCTGATCGCGCAGCTCGCCGTCGCCATGCTGCTCATGGCGTTGGGTGGATGGTGCTCGGCACACCCGCGCACAACGCGCTGA
- a CDS encoding LuxR C-terminal-related transcriptional regulator, whose translation MGGMTDLSDSHTISIGVLDNDSLALNAIAVMTSRLSPRFHIIWSTTSPAMALQRCMTHGARPDVLVVDMALGGITGADICARIRRRTPTIGLVCVTSYDLDPYRQDAVEAGAQCLIAKDDIVKELPQAIRCAAQGEPVPGTGFPTAREANRKLNEGHATEGRLPENDKPSLSSRERDVLRLYAHGSSTDEIAALLNVSKGSVFTYVNRACRKLHAADRKEALAICARYDLL comes from the coding sequence ATGGGCGGCATGACAGACCTATCGGACTCGCATACCATCTCCATCGGGGTGCTGGACAACGATTCGCTCGCCCTCAACGCCATAGCCGTGATGACGAGCCGTCTCTCCCCGCGGTTCCACATCATCTGGAGCACCACGTCCCCGGCGATGGCATTGCAGCGCTGCATGACCCACGGCGCGCGACCCGACGTGCTGGTCGTCGACATGGCCTTGGGAGGCATCACCGGCGCGGACATATGCGCCAGAATCCGTCGGCGCACTCCGACGATCGGCTTGGTGTGCGTCACCTCCTATGACCTTGATCCATATCGGCAAGACGCGGTCGAGGCGGGCGCACAATGCCTGATAGCCAAAGATGACATCGTCAAAGAGCTCCCGCAGGCCATACGATGCGCGGCACAGGGCGAGCCCGTCCCCGGCACCGGATTCCCCACCGCACGGGAAGCCAATCGCAAACTCAACGAAGGACACGCGACCGAGGGCCGGCTGCCGGAAAACGACAAGCCATCGCTGTCCTCCAGGGAACGGGACGTACTGCGCCTCTACGCGCATGGATCATCCACCGACGAGATAGCCGCGCTCCTGAATGTCAGCAAGGGCAGCGTCTTCACCTACGTCAACAGGGCATGCCGCAAGCTCCATGCCGCCGACCGCAAGGAGGCCCTCGCCATATGCGCCCGATACGATCTGCTCTGA
- a CDS encoding histidine kinase, with translation MGVYSSQNLLSWSTIRISLLVAVLCAMLGAAPVWAACLLFAVSGYALLWLFSPLTTIMIAALTSIAVLSFVKPRLGAASALAALAALAANNMQNNLTSSNIVGMIIMCLCPLSLGFSLNLLFAQRQATATLRQRLDREHTARHLHDTISNDLAYMILRIDQASRSDCPADREQYQRQLTDLRAIAEMALDHTHQVIRQLERTDKPDDRSRIVKTNNDDKTDRKIEQQRERLDGIIQSQRRRLGGLGFQGDDILGTFDHPLADDILDLLEGLLNELYANIAKHAAPHEWYAVTISFDRRHVIISASDVLKDEAVRLGLGSGLKRYRTVIESMSGTFDITDDSDNWNANITIPLSVTRR, from the coding sequence ATGGGCGTGTACTCATCCCAGAACCTGCTGTCATGGTCGACCATACGCATATCGCTGCTCGTCGCCGTCCTGTGCGCCATGCTCGGAGCGGCACCGGTATGGGCCGCCTGTCTGCTGTTCGCGGTCTCAGGATACGCGTTGCTGTGGCTGTTCTCGCCGTTGACGACCATCATGATCGCCGCACTGACCTCCATAGCGGTCCTCTCGTTCGTCAAACCCCGCCTTGGAGCCGCTTCCGCACTGGCGGCCCTCGCCGCCCTCGCCGCGAACAACATGCAGAACAACCTCACCTCGTCGAACATCGTAGGCATGATCATCATGTGCCTATGCCCATTGTCGCTGGGGTTCAGTCTCAACCTGCTGTTCGCCCAACGGCAGGCGACCGCGACACTCAGGCAACGACTCGACCGCGAACACACGGCGCGTCACCTGCACGACACCATCAGCAACGACCTCGCCTACATGATCCTGCGCATCGACCAGGCAAGCCGCAGTGATTGCCCCGCCGATCGGGAGCAATATCAGCGCCAACTCACCGATCTGCGCGCCATCGCCGAAATGGCGCTCGACCACACCCACCAGGTGATACGACAACTTGAACGCACCGACAAACCAGACGATCGCAGCCGCATCGTCAAAACAAATAACGACGACAAAACCGACAGGAAAATCGAACAGCAGCGTGAACGGCTTGACGGCATCATTCAATCGCAACGACGTCGCCTTGGCGGCCTCGGATTCCAAGGTGACGACATCCTCGGGACGTTCGACCATCCACTGGCGGACGACATCCTCGACCTTCTCGAAGGACTGCTCAACGAACTGTACGCGAACATCGCCAAGCACGCCGCCCCGCACGAATGGTACGCCGTCACGATCTCCTTCGACCGGCGGCACGTCATCATTTCGGCAAGCGACGTACTAAAGGACGAAGCGGTACGGCTCGGACTCGGCAGCGGCCTCAAGAGATACCGAACCGTTATCGAATCCATGTCCGGGACGTTCGACATCACCGATGATTCCGACAACTGGAACGCGAACATCACCATTCCATTGTCTGTAACACGCCGGTAA
- a CDS encoding type II toxin-antitoxin system RelB/DinJ family antitoxin, with product MSMASVTVRVDADTKQKAANIAEDLGLDLSSVTRAFYKQIVRERRIPLNLSYTTVPPETMEALDEAKNRLADGKPRFNSADEMFDSLGI from the coding sequence GTGAGCATGGCATCCGTCACAGTCCGCGTGGATGCGGACACCAAGCAGAAAGCCGCAAACATAGCCGAGGATCTCGGTCTGGACTTGTCTTCGGTCACCCGCGCCTTCTACAAGCAGATTGTCCGGGAGAGGCGCATTCCTCTAAACCTTTCCTATACGACCGTGCCGCCTGAAACCATGGAGGCCCTTGACGAGGCGAAAAACAGGCTCGCCGACGGCAAACCTCGTTTCAACAGTGCCGATGAGATGTTCGATTCGTTGGGAATCTGA
- a CDS encoding ABC transporter permease, which yields MIRMIAKDLRINPLRTSLTALSMFIGIIALIAGVLVGTLGRDYLEAVNARLGGKSPTYSAIVDVPSSVNIQVVTALQERLAHFRPGIASAQYHLNDLAIWASSGDGNTEIRRVTIIIIDAERTRIMPAPIIEGTWLTGADEPATLETAVNESARQYVHDGTVALARTGNPQQVPARVNGVIADGTDTPTIYVNATTLQRYWPQAWEPDGLTILVHPNEGVDDQHAKTVLDDLLFDVGTGSISSWNRSDNADDYEQVIGFLQLGVTVTAILLLSVSAIGMINIGLAGIEQRSHELLIRRALGATRVSIAIQVIGSSVLLGLIIAFAAVLISAVLVWAIPWMMPADSPLEPPAYPYTAAMIAACASIVTSLVGSLAPAIKAIRLQPALALR from the coding sequence GTGATCCGCATGATCGCCAAGGATCTGCGCATCAACCCGTTGCGTACCAGCCTCACCGCCCTGTCGATGTTCATCGGCATCATCGCCCTCATCGCCGGCGTTCTCGTCGGCACGCTCGGACGCGACTATCTGGAAGCAGTCAACGCGCGACTGGGAGGCAAGTCACCCACCTATAGCGCCATCGTCGACGTGCCATCATCGGTGAACATACAAGTCGTCACGGCTTTGCAGGAACGCCTCGCGCATTTCCGTCCGGGAATCGCATCGGCGCAATATCACCTCAACGACCTCGCCATATGGGCGTCGTCCGGTGACGGCAACACGGAGATACGCCGCGTCACCATCATCATCATCGACGCCGAACGGACAAGAATCATGCCCGCCCCCATCATCGAGGGTACATGGCTGACCGGAGCGGACGAACCCGCCACGCTGGAAACCGCAGTCAACGAAAGCGCCCGCCAATACGTGCATGATGGCACCGTGGCACTCGCCCGGACAGGAAATCCGCAACAGGTGCCGGCACGGGTGAACGGTGTCATCGCCGACGGGACGGACACACCCACCATCTACGTCAACGCGACCACACTGCAACGCTACTGGCCGCAAGCCTGGGAACCGGATGGGCTGACCATCCTCGTCCATCCCAATGAAGGCGTGGACGATCAACACGCCAAAACCGTGTTGGACGATCTGTTGTTCGACGTCGGGACCGGCAGCATATCGTCATGGAACCGTTCCGACAACGCCGATGATTACGAGCAGGTCATCGGTTTTCTCCAACTCGGCGTCACCGTCACCGCGATATTACTGTTGTCGGTATCCGCCATCGGCATGATCAACATCGGATTGGCCGGCATCGAGCAACGCTCGCACGAGCTGCTCATCCGCCGCGCACTGGGCGCGACCAGAGTCAGCATAGCCATACAGGTCATCGGCTCGTCCGTGCTGCTCGGCCTCATCATCGCCTTCGCCGCGGTGCTCATCTCCGCGGTGCTGGTCTGGGCAATTCCGTGGATGATGCCCGCCGACTCGCCGCTGGAACCGCCCGCATACCCATATACGGCGGCGATGATTGCGGCCTGTGCGTCCATCGTCACCTCACTTGTCGGCTCTCTTGCCCCGGCCATCAAAGCCATACGGCTGCAACCCGCGCTGGCGTTGCGATGA
- a CDS encoding VanZ family protein: MGFLKNFSEPFAFALALWPFVSMLLTVPVLALLYHRDNRIRLSSAIVAYGTVLYLLGLLCFTLYPMPADAAAYCAAHHLTPQLNPLQFIGDIRTDGLTAVLQIAFNIVFFLPLGFIMGRIWRWPLPVTAVLSFATSLFLETMQLTGLMGVFPCAYRLFDVDDLLWNTTGALIGFALAMLSLRLIPARVADMTPTTTPGFMRRLITFIIDMTLIAFAVMPTHLFVMIVRSNLPSGSNGSWQSMEPFDWTGSILFLAALILFEGVVPWLRGGCTFGGSFTHMTVETRPREGWRRAASYVARMATLIIVLPWHSGGFNLLVFIGLGIFWLVKHQMPYDLI; encoded by the coding sequence ATGGGATTTCTCAAGAACTTTTCCGAACCGTTTGCGTTCGCGCTGGCATTGTGGCCGTTTGTGTCCATGCTGCTGACGGTGCCGGTGCTGGCGTTGCTATATCATCGCGACAATCGCATCCGACTGTCGTCGGCCATAGTGGCGTATGGCACGGTGCTGTACCTGCTCGGCCTGCTGTGCTTCACACTGTATCCGATGCCGGCCGATGCGGCGGCCTATTGCGCCGCGCACCATCTGACGCCACAGCTCAATCCATTGCAGTTCATCGGTGACATCCGTACCGATGGTCTCACCGCCGTACTGCAAATCGCGTTTAATATCGTGTTCTTCCTGCCGTTGGGCTTCATCATGGGCCGTATCTGGCGTTGGCCGCTGCCGGTTACCGCAGTACTGTCATTCGCCACGTCGCTGTTTCTGGAGACGATGCAGCTGACCGGCCTCATGGGCGTGTTCCCGTGCGCCTACCGTCTGTTCGACGTGGACGATCTCCTGTGGAACACGACCGGCGCGCTGATCGGATTCGCGCTGGCCATGCTTTCGCTGCGCCTGATTCCGGCGCGGGTCGCCGATATGACGCCGACCACCACACCAGGCTTCATGAGGCGGCTGATCACGTTCATCATCGACATGACGCTGATTGCGTTCGCCGTGATGCCGACGCATCTGTTCGTCATGATCGTCCGCTCGAACCTGCCCTCGGGCTCCAATGGCTCATGGCAGTCGATGGAACCGTTCGACTGGACCGGTTCGATCCTCTTCCTGGCGGCGCTCATCCTCTTCGAGGGCGTGGTGCCATGGTTGCGCGGCGGCTGCACTTTCGGCGGCAGTTTCACGCATATGACAGTGGAAACCCGGCCGCGAGAAGGCTGGCGGCGTGCGGCGTCCTATGTGGCGCGTATGGCGACGCTAATCATCGTGCTGCCATGGCATAGCGGCGGATTCAATCTGCTGGTGTTCATCGGCCTCGGCATCTTCTGGCTGGTCAAGCATCAGATGCCGTACGACCTGATTTGA
- a CDS encoding RNA polymerase sigma factor, with the protein MTSPGGAAMCDEDLLVRVASGDERAFETLYGRHAAAVRAFVRVRVPDAGTAEEVCADVWLGCWRSARAFRGDAKVLSWLLGIAKRQIYMRVRRVRPNVTALDDAPEPRDDGPSPETAVLSEVGVDDLMALLRRLPVELVETATLAWLHGLSYRQIADLSDVPEGTVKSRISRARRLLRAQLDR; encoded by the coding sequence ATGACCTCGCCCGGTGGGGCGGCGATGTGCGACGAGGATCTGCTCGTGCGGGTCGCCTCCGGGGACGAACGCGCCTTCGAGACCCTGTATGGGCGTCACGCTGCGGCGGTGCGGGCGTTCGTGCGCGTGCGCGTGCCGGATGCCGGCACGGCCGAGGAGGTGTGCGCCGACGTGTGGCTGGGCTGCTGGCGGTCGGCGAGGGCGTTCCGTGGTGATGCGAAGGTGCTGTCCTGGCTGCTGGGCATCGCGAAACGGCAGATCTACATGCGCGTGCGGCGCGTACGCCCGAATGTGACCGCGTTGGACGATGCGCCCGAACCGCGTGACGATGGACCGAGTCCGGAGACGGCCGTGCTGTCCGAAGTGGGCGTGGATGATCTGATGGCGTTGTTGCGCCGGCTGCCCGTAGAACTGGTGGAGACGGCCACGTTGGCGTGGCTGCACGGCCTGTCGTACCGGCAGATCGCCGATTTGTCGGACGTGCCGGAAGGCACGGTCAAATCCCGTATCTCGCGTGCGCGCCGTCTGCTGCGCGCGCAACTCGACCGCTAA
- a CDS encoding aminotransferase class V-fold PLP-dependent enzyme, with amino-acid sequence MDEEDAPVTIDADEDGVVDAVTAQMSEHTSFIVLDQIISATAMLFTAQRIAAEAHRRGIRFLVDGAHAPAQLADPVGGLQPDWWVGNFHKFPCAPRGTALLVIPPEGGQDGQDLWPLIDSWGFADPFPERFDEQGTQDLCGPIAAPESLRDIERLWGWDVVRRYMSDLADYAERRVSEAASEVGGEDCSSPVRIPSPAMRLVKLPHGNRTPQELDALCPVFRDRILNELHAEVAVTQFDGELYLRLTAHAYVTADAIDRFAEQSIPTIVGWLRG; translated from the coding sequence ATGGATGAGGAAGATGCACCAGTTACCATTGACGCCGACGAGGATGGCGTGGTCGACGCCGTGACCGCGCAGATGAGCGAGCATACGTCGTTCATCGTGTTGGACCAGATTATTTCCGCCACCGCTATGCTGTTTACGGCCCAGCGCATCGCCGCCGAAGCCCATCGCCGCGGCATCCGCTTTTTGGTTGATGGCGCGCACGCTCCCGCCCAACTGGCCGATCCGGTCGGCGGACTGCAGCCCGATTGGTGGGTCGGCAATTTTCATAAGTTCCCGTGTGCGCCGCGTGGCACGGCATTGCTGGTGATTCCGCCCGAAGGCGGTCAGGATGGTCAGGATTTGTGGCCGCTGATCGACTCGTGGGGTTTCGCCGACCCGTTCCCGGAGCGATTCGACGAGCAAGGCACCCAGGATTTATGCGGTCCGATCGCCGCGCCCGAGTCCTTGCGCGATATCGAGCGCCTGTGGGGCTGGGATGTCGTGCGCCGGTACATGTCCGATCTTGCCGATTACGCGGAGCGTCGGGTATCCGAGGCGGCCAGCGAGGTCGGCGGCGAGGACTGCTCGTCGCCGGTGCGCATTCCCTCCCCCGCCATGCGCCTGGTGAAGCTGCCCCACGGAAACCGCACGCCGCAGGAACTGGACGCCCTATGCCCGGTATTCCGTGACCGAATCCTCAACGAACTGCACGCCGAAGTCGCGGTCACCCAGTTTGACGGCGAACTGTACCTGCGCCTCACCGCCCACGCCTACGTCACCGCCGACGCCATAGACCGCTTCGCCGAACAATCTATCCCAACCATCGTCGGATGGCTGCGTGGGTAA
- a CDS encoding Abi family protein has protein sequence MSRQSNSTTDFLSRTPRKGSPREKALRACITDERLATYNYEAQRRSCPALELYLWDHDMASACMGDIAILEVALRNRMDRQLSLLALEQNGTEDWYMAGLQFDDRTQYQIREAWNHLTPHQRKNHTHGHLIASLTFGFWRNLLEDGGTIHTKWPDQRRADYENDLWRKGLDKTFSNGRQYARAVEERWTRKYALDIVKTVHALRNRVAHHEPLVNGIPLPGENRRIALENATQACFALAMILDRDLHAWLMDNSKMKLVLEHELKPNE, from the coding sequence ATGAGCCGACAGTCAAATTCAACAACTGATTTCCTCTCACGGACTCCAAGGAAAGGAAGTCCGCGGGAGAAGGCGCTGCGCGCGTGCATTACCGATGAACGGCTTGCCACCTACAATTATGAGGCTCAAAGACGTTCATGCCCAGCGCTAGAGCTGTACCTGTGGGATCACGACATGGCCAGCGCCTGTATGGGCGACATCGCCATCCTCGAGGTCGCTCTGCGCAACCGCATGGACCGGCAACTCTCCCTCCTCGCTCTGGAGCAGAATGGCACTGAAGACTGGTATATGGCAGGGCTACAATTCGATGACCGAACCCAGTACCAGATTCGTGAAGCGTGGAACCATCTCACCCCGCACCAGCGAAAAAATCATACGCATGGCCATCTCATAGCGTCATTGACATTCGGATTTTGGCGCAATCTCTTGGAAGACGGCGGAACAATCCACACGAAGTGGCCAGACCAGCGCCGTGCAGATTATGAGAACGATTTATGGCGCAAAGGACTCGATAAGACATTCTCCAATGGGCGCCAGTATGCCCGTGCAGTGGAAGAACGCTGGACGAGAAAGTACGCGCTGGATATCGTAAAAACAGTGCATGCCCTGCGTAATCGGGTCGCTCACCATGAGCCGCTTGTCAACGGCATACCTCTGCCGGGTGAGAATCGACGGATTGCATTGGAGAATGCGACGCAGGCGTGCTTCGCTCTGGCGATGATCCTGGACCGAGACCTACACGCATGGTTGATGGATAACAGCAAGATGAAACTTGTGCTCGAACACGAGCTGAAGCCTAATGAATAG
- a CDS encoding efflux RND transporter periplasmic adaptor subunit, whose product MNAIAPFKCLLACVTATTMCAMMTACSPSRTPSSDASSTAKRPASTVEVRRGGITPLPSSSTGVQVAPVFSLTTPAKGWFHSTTDQGAYVHAGDVLGTVGDQQVTAPVDGVIETVAQDNDMAADYPLFSIRYGGMSASVDATALLATIDPDQPLTGRFQITDAQGPTDCAAVVNDGVATPPSSAEDTAGSATTAHGTESTRTLQCLFPKDVQARPGQNATVVLTATAVEDALILPVTAVAGRLASGQVSRRDGDSFATVNVKLGASDGTSIIILDGLEEGDMVSATAPNLTPGAQS is encoded by the coding sequence ATGAATGCGATCGCACCGTTCAAATGCCTGTTGGCGTGCGTGACGGCCACGACGATGTGCGCGATGATGACGGCTTGCTCGCCGTCGCGGACGCCATCGTCCGACGCCTCCTCCACGGCGAAGCGGCCAGCATCCACGGTCGAGGTGCGTAGGGGCGGCATCACGCCGTTGCCCTCTTCCTCCACCGGCGTGCAGGTGGCTCCTGTGTTCTCGCTTACGACTCCGGCGAAAGGCTGGTTCCACTCCACGACTGATCAAGGAGCATACGTGCATGCGGGCGACGTGTTGGGTACCGTCGGCGATCAGCAGGTCACGGCTCCGGTCGACGGCGTGATCGAAACGGTCGCGCAGGACAACGACATGGCCGCGGACTATCCGCTGTTCTCGATACGGTATGGCGGCATGAGCGCCAGCGTGGACGCGACCGCGCTGCTGGCGACCATAGACCCGGACCAGCCGTTGACGGGCCGATTCCAGATCACCGACGCGCAGGGGCCCACGGACTGTGCCGCGGTAGTGAATGACGGCGTCGCCACTCCGCCCTCATCAGCGGAAGATACGGCCGGATCGGCGACGACTGCGCATGGGACGGAATCGACTCGCACACTGCAATGCCTGTTCCCAAAGGACGTGCAGGCGCGTCCCGGGCAGAACGCCACCGTGGTACTGACCGCGACGGCGGTCGAGGACGCCTTGATCCTGCCTGTCACCGCAGTCGCCGGCAGGCTCGCCTCCGGCCAGGTCAGCAGGCGTGACGGAGATTCGTTCGCCACCGTGAACGTGAAGTTGGGGGCATCGGACGGCACGTCGATCATCATCCTCGACGGTCTCGAGGAAGGTGACATGGTGTCCGCGACAGCTCCGAATCTCACACCGGGAGCGCAATCATGA
- a CDS encoding GNAT family N-acetyltransferase produces MRLIETWLADQERAFDLFAKFPAEETGFENPAAGMNRERFAAYVRGLRDESLGVGLPDGWVPATKYILVNDEGDYVGIFNLRHRLTDFLRNGPGHIGYGVAREYRGHGYATAGLKLTLAKARELGIKEAYLSVHKTNPASLAVQQHCGARIDHEDKTEYYTRIATCTESDGLYARGD; encoded by the coding sequence ATGCGGCTGATTGAGACATGGCTGGCGGACCAGGAACGCGCGTTTGACTTGTTCGCGAAATTCCCGGCGGAGGAGACGGGATTCGAGAACCCAGCGGCCGGCATGAATCGTGAACGGTTCGCCGCATATGTGCGAGGGTTGCGTGATGAGTCGCTTGGCGTCGGCTTGCCGGACGGCTGGGTGCCAGCCACCAAATACATTCTCGTCAACGATGAGGGCGACTATGTGGGCATCTTCAACCTGCGTCACCGGCTCACCGACTTCCTGCGCAACGGTCCGGGCCACATCGGCTACGGTGTCGCCCGCGAATACCGCGGTCACGGCTACGCAACCGCCGGGCTCAAGCTCACGCTTGCCAAGGCCCGCGAGCTCGGCATCAAGGAGGCTTACCTGAGTGTCCACAAAACCAATCCGGCAAGTCTTGCGGTGCAGCAGCATTGCGGCGCACGTATCGACCATGAGGACAAGACGGAATACTACACACGCATCGCCACCTGCACGGAGAGCGATGGCCTCTATGCGCGAGGCGATTGA
- a CDS encoding type II toxin-antitoxin system RelE/ParE family toxin: MLKPDYTAAFQRDIKKLKRKHADLRPLKEVIRLVLEDTADSKEALRRRHRAHTLTGDLNGVLECHIGNAGDWLLLWIRDDGTAMFMRTGSHDELLGR; this comes from the coding sequence ATGCTCAAACCGGATTACACAGCGGCATTCCAGCGAGATATCAAGAAACTCAAACGCAAGCACGCTGATTTACGCCCGCTGAAAGAAGTCATTCGTCTGGTGCTTGAGGACACGGCGGACTCCAAGGAAGCATTGAGGCGTAGGCATCGCGCCCACACACTTACCGGTGATCTAAACGGCGTACTGGAATGCCACATCGGCAATGCCGGCGACTGGCTGCTTCTATGGATTCGCGATGATGGTACCGCCATGTTCATGCGAACCGGCAGCCATGACGAACTGTTGGGCAGATAG